The following proteins are co-located in the Alcaligenes faecalis genome:
- a CDS encoding curlin-associated protein, whose product MNGKLSTLAMALGTALALPTLALADNATVTQTGSFNKGVVLQSHNINANATIDVKGDRNDDYINQWDNGTVRTTVKVINGNDNKAVVEQSRSGGNATITITQSRNRNDAFASQWQANGSQIGIKQVRSDNQAVVEQVRSTGDQAWVNQTGQMGDAYVNQYRTRDALAVINDSGARNDSVIEQNNSSNVNAFITQSGYKGDAYINQYKSTGSTASITDSGKYDKGVIDQWNVSNSNASVVQGGGHKNDATISQTGTWWGNSDRLHASIVQSGSHNKAVTEQTGYSNDSNIIQSGLGNDAYNSQAGIGNDSYISQGGGYNKAVVTQVGFNLDSSVMQNGWGNRAQVVQSGLNHNSTVTQTGNFNNAYVNQH is encoded by the coding sequence ATGAACGGCAAACTGTCCACATTAGCTATGGCCCTGGGCACCGCGCTGGCACTGCCCACACTGGCGCTGGCTGACAACGCCACCGTAACGCAGACCGGCAGCTTCAACAAAGGCGTCGTTCTTCAAAGCCACAACATCAACGCCAACGCGACCATCGACGTGAAGGGAGACCGTAACGACGATTACATCAATCAGTGGGATAACGGTACGGTTCGCACCACCGTGAAGGTCATCAACGGCAACGACAACAAGGCTGTAGTGGAACAAAGTCGCAGCGGCGGCAACGCCACGATCACCATCACGCAGTCGCGCAATCGCAACGACGCCTTTGCCAGCCAATGGCAGGCAAACGGATCACAAATCGGCATCAAGCAAGTACGCTCGGACAATCAAGCAGTTGTGGAACAAGTCCGCAGTACCGGTGACCAAGCCTGGGTAAACCAAACGGGGCAAATGGGCGACGCCTATGTCAATCAATACCGAACCCGTGACGCACTGGCTGTCATCAACGACAGCGGCGCGCGCAACGACTCGGTCATCGAACAGAACAACAGCAGCAATGTCAACGCCTTCATTACCCAATCGGGGTACAAAGGAGATGCGTATATCAATCAATACAAAAGTACGGGCTCAACTGCCAGCATCACCGACAGCGGCAAGTACGACAAAGGCGTGATCGATCAGTGGAATGTCTCCAACTCGAACGCCTCCGTCGTCCAGGGTGGTGGCCACAAAAATGATGCCACCATCAGCCAAACCGGCACGTGGTGGGGCAATTCAGATCGCCTGCACGCCAGTATTGTCCAGAGCGGCTCGCATAACAAAGCCGTTACGGAACAGACGGGCTACAGCAACGACAGCAACATCATCCAAAGCGGCCTGGGCAACGACGCCTACAACTCCCAAGCAGGTATCGGCAACGACTCCTACATCAGCCAGGGTGGCGGCTACAACAAGGCCGTGGTCACCCAGGTCGGTTTCAACCTGGACTCGTCGGTTATGCAGAACGGTTGGGGCAACCGCGCCCAAGTGGTGCAAAGCGGCCTGAACCACAACAGCACCGTTACCCAAACGGGTAATTTCAACAATGCGTATGTCAACCAACATTAA
- a CDS encoding CsgG/HfaB family protein, with translation MTSTLTILNARPTRLLSVLALTSTLAACAMPSTPADVKSSAYLTPPSPATHDLLELPAPAQRLTVAVYGFRDQTGQYKPNPDSSFSTSVTQGAAALLVKALRDSRWFTPVERESLQELLTERRIVRALDGSQENGQRTSINIPPLAPAEIMMDGGIISYESNVRTGGAGARFLGVGLSTQYRVDQVTVNLRAIDVRTGNILQSVSTTKTIFSYEVRPSVYKFVNFKDLLEIEAGVTNNEPAQLSVKEAIESAVVHLIVQGMKEGQWRLKNEADRNNPIVQNYLKQNETYRSLRTQASAADPGTMQPNEATSNAVQTAPVTGS, from the coding sequence ATGACGAGCACATTGACCATCCTGAACGCGCGCCCAACGCGCCTGCTAAGCGTGCTGGCCCTGACCTCGACCCTGGCCGCCTGCGCCATGCCCTCCACCCCGGCCGATGTCAAAAGCTCTGCCTATCTGACGCCTCCCTCGCCAGCCACGCACGATCTGCTGGAGCTGCCTGCGCCCGCCCAGCGCCTGACCGTGGCCGTCTACGGGTTTCGTGACCAGACCGGCCAATACAAGCCCAATCCGGACAGCTCCTTTTCCACCTCCGTCACCCAGGGAGCCGCCGCCCTGCTGGTCAAAGCCTTGCGTGACTCGCGCTGGTTCACTCCGGTCGAGCGCGAAAGCCTGCAGGAACTGCTGACCGAGCGGCGTATCGTGCGCGCCCTGGACGGATCACAGGAAAACGGCCAGCGCACCTCTATCAACATCCCGCCGCTGGCCCCGGCCGAAATCATGATGGATGGAGGCATCATCTCCTATGAAAGCAATGTGCGCACAGGCGGCGCGGGCGCACGCTTTCTGGGCGTCGGCCTGTCTACCCAGTATCGGGTCGACCAAGTCACCGTCAACCTGCGCGCCATCGATGTACGCACCGGCAACATTTTGCAAAGCGTGTCCACCACCAAGACCATCTTTTCCTACGAAGTTCGGCCCAGCGTCTACAAGTTCGTGAACTTCAAAGACCTGCTGGAAATCGAGGCCGGCGTAACCAACAACGAACCGGCCCAGCTCTCGGTCAAAGAAGCCATTGAATCGGCGGTGGTGCATCTGATCGTGCAAGGCATGAAGGAAGGCCAATGGAGGTTGAAAAACGAGGCCGACCGTAACAACCCCATCGTGCAGAACTACCTCAAACAAAACGAAACCTACCGGAGCCTGCGCACCCAGGCCTCTGCAGCCGATCCCGGGACCATGCAGCCCAATGAAGCCACAAGCAATGCGGTGCAAACCGCTCCGGTCACCGGCAGTTGA
- a CDS encoding curli assembly protein CsgF gives MKTFLPLASALLTGALFAPVHATELIYTPVNPNFGGSPLNGQWLLNSAQVTNKHTDPDAEDLGSSFEQRTPFQDFNDQLERSVLSRLASAASSQFVDSNGKFVPGTFETGSFTVSVVDIGGGALTITTTDRITGASTTFRVIQP, from the coding sequence GTGAAGACTTTCCTGCCCCTTGCCTCCGCTCTGCTGACCGGTGCGCTATTTGCCCCCGTCCATGCGACCGAACTGATCTATACCCCCGTCAATCCGAACTTCGGCGGCAGCCCGCTCAATGGGCAATGGCTGCTGAACTCGGCCCAGGTCACCAACAAGCACACAGACCCCGACGCCGAAGACCTGGGCTCGTCCTTTGAGCAGCGCACACCCTTTCAGGACTTCAACGATCAGTTGGAACGCTCGGTACTCAGCCGTCTGGCCTCGGCCGCGTCCTCGCAGTTTGTGGACAGTAACGGCAAATTTGTACCCGGCACGTTCGAGACTGGCAGCTTTACTGTCAGCGTCGTCGATATCGGCGGCGGAGCACTGACGATCACCACCACGGACCGGATCACCGGCGCCTCCACTACTTTCCGGGTGATTCAACCATGA
- a CDS encoding curli production assembly/transport protein CsgE, with protein MTKPYQQGAVLLAMLCVMGSAAAQPGRDTGKPKPANFMEAIRQAEVVRKNLFDDPLSGIVINRTVTVQGQDFYRYFSNRWRELSGASSFTLTVVERPSARWGSEIWVEYRRQRMYHAFLTPARSGTKKASERAVDLVLENVSKSEIERVLINNPDLAPDEL; from the coding sequence ATGACAAAACCATACCAACAAGGGGCCGTGCTGCTGGCAATGCTGTGTGTCATGGGCAGTGCCGCCGCACAACCGGGCAGAGACACCGGCAAACCCAAACCAGCCAACTTCATGGAAGCCATCCGGCAGGCTGAAGTGGTTCGCAAAAACCTGTTTGACGACCCGCTCTCGGGCATCGTCATCAACCGCACCGTAACGGTGCAAGGACAAGACTTCTATCGCTACTTCAGCAATCGCTGGCGCGAGCTGAGCGGAGCCAGCTCCTTCACCCTAACGGTGGTGGAGCGCCCGTCGGCCCGCTGGGGCAGCGAAATCTGGGTTGAATACCGCCGCCAGCGCATGTACCACGCTTTTCTCACGCCCGCGCGCTCCGGCACAAAGAAGGCCAGTGAGCGGGCCGTGGATCTGGTTCTGGAAAACGTCAGTAAAAGCGAAATCGAACGCGTACTCATCAACAACCCGGACCTTGCTCCGGACGAACTTTAA